One window of Treponema denticola genomic DNA carries:
- a CDS encoding leucine-rich repeat protein has translation MTKFRTHNKKKRGAALIIAAVLTLALLFTACPNNAGGSKPEPTPPPVPKYKVELDHTIGGNVKVTPALPEDGMAAENTEFTFTATPLGGYRLEKWELNGTEVNGTELTYTLKVTANAQVKVFFKRKAGMYPVLHTVTLTPPVHGRVTTVPELPNPPNVPYGSEITFKAVPDAGYAVDKWTVSAGSFLLGGTDGSTSATLKITEDVTVTVTFKQVLCKIDFGVDGGNGTLKAEVDGSEINSGDTVEHGKTVVFTAEPAGSSCEVEQWTNNGTPIAGAGTNATYNHTVTAAANIKVKFKSTYTGPALTVDTTAFTKTAGDEFTHRFVTGGSGNFMAEPETAGIIALDTANLNSHGNITVTCSNAGSTRIKVTDTVNGQTALSGTITVKPAVVIPDYFEEGGIRYHVTDKDEREVGVTAKTDSSNYAAYTGTSLTIPKEVTHGGVTYTVTGIEHPQLWGTTLQNVTVASDNAYLSSQNGVIFNKDKTVLLWYPKGKPGASYTVPSGVTKLEENSFRNIDALTSVTLPDGLKDIASYVFRFCPNLATLNLPSSLEFIGDFSIQDLKVSSMVVPENIKILDSYFLAGCPELTSVVLPSTLTQIKWYSFSGDHKLKTVTCKAATPPTIKASDHVFKNVPLASATLRVPAGSKALYQAAEGWKDFGTIVEY, from the coding sequence ATGACAAAGTTTAGAACACACAACAAGAAGAAAAGAGGAGCGGCGCTCATCATAGCCGCAGTTTTAACGCTGGCACTGCTTTTTACAGCCTGCCCGAACAACGCGGGCGGGAGCAAGCCTGAGCCCACACCGCCGCCGGTACCGAAGTACAAGGTAGAGCTTGACCACACTATAGGCGGTAATGTAAAAGTAACGCCTGCACTGCCTGAAGACGGCATGGCAGCCGAAAACACCGAGTTTACCTTTACGGCAACGCCGCTCGGAGGCTACAGGCTTGAAAAGTGGGAACTTAACGGCACAGAAGTAAACGGCACGGAGCTTACCTACACGCTCAAAGTTACGGCAAATGCGCAGGTTAAGGTATTCTTTAAACGGAAGGCCGGGATGTATCCTGTCCTGCACACGGTTACGCTTACCCCGCCGGTACACGGCAGAGTAACGACCGTTCCCGAGCTTCCAAACCCGCCCAATGTGCCCTATGGCAGCGAAATTACCTTTAAGGCAGTACCTGATGCAGGCTATGCGGTAGATAAGTGGACGGTTTCGGCGGGCTCATTTTTACTAGGCGGTACCGACGGAAGCACGAGCGCGACGCTTAAAATCACCGAAGACGTTACCGTAACGGTTACCTTTAAGCAGGTACTATGTAAAATCGATTTCGGCGTAGACGGCGGAAACGGCACGCTCAAGGCGGAAGTTGACGGCAGCGAAATCAATTCGGGCGATACGGTCGAACACGGCAAAACCGTCGTCTTTACGGCAGAGCCTGCCGGTTCAAGCTGTGAAGTGGAACAATGGACGAACAACGGAACGCCCATCGCGGGAGCGGGAACAAACGCAACCTACAACCACACCGTAACGGCAGCGGCAAACATCAAGGTAAAGTTTAAAAGTACCTATACCGGACCTGCGCTCACGGTGGACACAACGGCATTTACCAAAACGGCAGGAGATGAGTTTACACATCGGTTCGTAACGGGAGGTTCGGGTAACTTCATGGCAGAACCTGAAACGGCGGGCATCATCGCGCTGGATACGGCTAACTTGAACAGTCACGGCAATATTACGGTAACGTGCAGCAATGCCGGCTCAACGCGCATAAAGGTAACCGACACGGTAAACGGACAAACCGCCCTTTCAGGTACCATTACCGTAAAACCTGCCGTCGTCATACCCGACTACTTTGAAGAAGGCGGCATACGCTACCACGTAACGGACAAAGATGAGCGAGAGGTGGGCGTAACCGCAAAGACAGATTCTTCAAACTATGCGGCGTACACGGGAACATCGCTTACCATACCCAAAGAAGTTACCCACGGCGGCGTAACCTACACGGTAACGGGCATAGAGCACCCTCAACTTTGGGGAACTACACTGCAAAACGTAACGGTCGCATCCGATAATGCCTACCTTTCTTCCCAAAACGGCGTTATCTTTAATAAAGATAAAACCGTACTCCTCTGGTATCCGAAAGGCAAACCGGGCGCTTCTTACACCGTTCCTTCAGGCGTAACAAAATTGGAAGAGAACTCTTTTAGAAACATTGACGCACTGACTTCCGTTACACTGCCGGACGGCTTAAAGGATATCGCGAGTTATGTGTTTAGATTCTGTCCCAACCTTGCAACGCTTAACCTGCCGTCTTCGCTGGAATTTATCGGCGACTTTTCAATACAGGACTTAAAAGTGAGTTCGATGGTTGTGCCGGAAAACATAAAAATTCTTGACAGCTACTTTCTTGCCGGATGCCCCGAACTGACGTCGGTCGTGCTCCCTTCAACGCTTACCCAAATAAAGTGGTATTCATTTTCGGGCGATCATAAACTGAAGACGGTAACGTGCAAAGCGGCAACTCCGCCGACCATTAAGGCAAGCGACCACGTGTTTAAAAACGTACCCCTCGCATCCGCAACGCTCCGCGTCCCCGCCGGCTCCAAAGCTCTCTACCAAGCCGCAGAAGGCTGGAAAGACTTCGGCACGATTGTGGAGTATTGA
- a CDS encoding type II toxin-antitoxin system RelE family toxin produces the protein MKVVLTETFKKQLKKLDAAISKRVLDYLEQIELLDNPRSRGKALTSNLSGLWRYRVGDYRILCRICDDKLIITVIEIGHRSTVYR, from the coding sequence ATGAAAGTCGTCTTGACGGAAACATTTAAAAAGCAACTAAAAAAGTTGGACGCGGCAATCTCAAAGCGTGTTTTGGATTACCTTGAACAAATTGAGCTTCTTGATAATCCGCGTTCCCGCGGGAAAGCACTCACTTCAAATCTTTCAGGGCTATGGCGGTACCGCGTCGGCGATTACCGCATTTTATGCCGCATCTGTGACGATAAGCTAATTATCACCGTCATCGAAATCGGGCACCGCTCAACGGTGTACCGATGA